Below is a window of Natrialbaceae archaeon AArc-T1-2 DNA.
GATTTCGACGCGCTTCAACCCCACGAGGGTTCGGCTGAAACTCGTCGGGATGGGTATCGGTGGCTGACATGGGTGGAGCTTCAACCCCACGAGGGTTCGGCTGAAACTCGCCCCAACCGTACTACACGCATTTCGACGGCTGGCTTCAACCCCACGAGGGTTCGGCTGAAACAAACTGCTGACGCAACATCATGACAGACGTAACGAGGCTTCAACCCCACGAGGGTTCGGCTGAAACTCGACGTCGAAGCGGCAGAGATCGGTTTTGTTCTGGCTTCAACCCCACGAGGGTTCGGCTGAAACCATTATCCCGAAAAGTGCCAATGCTGCGGTTCAAAGGCTTCAACCCCACGAGGGTTCGGCTGAAACATCCTCGAAACCACATCACTAAATTGGTAATTAGGGAGCTTCAACCCCACGAGGGTTCGGCTGAAACCGTCCGTGGGATCTCGTGCCAGTCGGGCCGGTGGCCGCTTCAACCCCACGAGGGTTCGGCTGAAACATTCTCTCACTGTTCTCTCACTGTTATGGGACAGTGCTTCAACCCCACGAGGGTTCGGCTGAAACCATCGCCCGCACGCGGTCGTTCTTGAACGCTTGCGGCTTCAACCCCACGAGGGTTCGGCTGAAACACAGTACTCCTCAAAGTTCGGCAAGTCCGTCGATCGGGCTTCAACCCCACGAGGGTTCGGCTGAAACGACGTGAAAACCGACGGTACCGGCTGGCACGCCCGTGCTTCAACCCCACGAGGGTTCGGCTGAAACGCGCGCTCAAACTGTCGGTACGGATCGACGGTGCTTCAACCCCACGAGGGTTCGGCTGAAACCTGTCCGGGCTGACCCTCGGTCACACGCCCGCGGATGCTTCAACCCCACGAGGGTTCGGCTGAAACATGCGACACTCGAGGCGTTCGGGCTGACGCCGGCGGCTTCAACCCCACGAGGGTTCGGCTGAAACGAACCGCCGCGAAATCCGAACGCGAGCGGAACGGATGCTTCAACCCCACGAGGGTTCGGCTGAAACCAGCACGAACTCAAAGACAAGATTCTAGCTGCGAGCGCTTCAACCCCACGAGGGTTCGGCTGAAACCAGCGACCCCCACAGTCAACGCACTGCTGTACCGGCTTCAACCCCACGAGGGTTCGGCTGAAACGGTCGTCCCGCCATCGGTGTAGGTCACGTCGGCGGTGCTTCAACCCCACGAGGGTTCGGCTGAAACTCGCGGAGGAGGCCGACGTCTCACAGCCGCTTATCGCGCTTCAACCCCACGAGGGTTCGGCTGAAACGATACGGCGGTGTTGCCCGAGCGGTACCTGGAGATCGCTTCAACCCCACGAGGGTTCGGCTGAAACCGATCCCTGTGCGGTCGTCTGTTCGGCCTGTGGCGCTTCAACCCCACGAGGGTTCGGCTGAAACACCCGCGACAGGCCGGGATCGAAGCGGTCAACCTCCGCTTCAACCCCACGAGGGTTCGGCTGAAACGCGAAGGTCGCGTGGGCTCGAGCACGCCGGACAGGCGCTTCAACCCCACGAGGGTTCGGCTGAAACGCGAAGGTCGCGTGGGCTCGAGCACGCCGGACAGGCGCTTCAACCCCACGAGGGTTCGGCTGAAACGATATTCACCAACCGATCGATTTGCCGAAACGCCAGCTTCAACCCCACGAGGGTTCGGCTGAAACCCTCGAGTGCCGCCGAAACCCGTTCCGCCCCGAGTGCTTCAACCCCACGAGGGTTCGGCTGAAACCATGCCCGGTTTCCGGGCTACAGGCCCTACATGGCACGACTACACCAAAGAACTTCCGTCGACCTCCAATAACCAGTCACCCCCCTGAGGTCGACGGTAGCGCTCTCTCACAGAAACCGCTGGTCTTCTGTAGGGTCTTCACCATAGACCGTTCGATTGAGAAGTGTATCGGACGACAGCTCGTAGATGATCGTCGATTCACCAGGCTCGAGTAGCTCGTCGATCTCCCCACGCAGATTCTCGAGGTCGCCTTCCGAGATCTCGCCCTCAAGGACGGAGTTCTGGACGTGGGTCAGGTAGCGACGTCCGATCTTCAGTGCTTTGTGTGTGCGTTCTGCTCGGAGATCGTACACCATAATCACGTACATATTACCACCATCGCTTGAACGAATCGTAGGATTCACCGGTCAACAGGTGCTTTTTGAGTTTATACGCCTCGAGTCGGAGCAGGTACTGGTAGCTAACCTTTCTGTTCAGCTCCGGATGCTCTACGGTTCGTTCGAGCGTCTCTTCGAACGCTTTCGAGTAAGTTTGTCGGCCCCGTTCGTTCAGTAGACACGAACCGAGTTCGGTCTCGAAGTCGTCTCGATCAATCTGTCCGCGATTGACGAGACGGAACAGTACGCGGTCGGCCAGAATTGGCTTAAAGAGATCGGCGAGATCCAGGGACAGCGAGTAGCGCCGTTCACCGGGTTCGTGGAGGTAGCTGATGGTCGGATCGAGTGCAGTCGCTCGAATTGCGGAGACACAGTTCGCGTAGACTAGCGAGTTGCCAAAGGAGATCAGACTGTTGACCTCGTTCGGCGGCGGGTTGTACTCCCGTCTCGAGAGCCGGAACTCTTCGGGGAGGATTTCGTTGAACGATCGGTAGTACGCTTTCCGAGCGCTCGCCTCGACCCCCATCAGTTCGTCGACGGGAAGCTCGTCGTCAACGCGAGCAGCGGCTGCCTCGAGGTCGGCGATCTCGGCCTCAAGGTCGCGGTCGCGGCCGTCGTAGTAGACGGCGTTCGTTCGCATGTTGTGGATGCTTCCAGCGACGATCGATGCGGCGAGTCGTCGCCGATGGTTCTCGTTCTCGTAGGCTCTGACCTGTGAGACGACCGTTCGTCCCGAGGTCTGGCCTCGCTCTGGCATGATCGAGCCGGAGTAATAGTCTTCCCAGCCAAACACGTGCATGGCGACGCCCTGATCGTTCAGAAACGACATCAGGCGCGTGTTGAAATCGATCTGCCCGTGGAGAAATAGTGCCTCGGCGTTCTCGACTGGGACGTACTTCTTCTCACCGTCGTCGGTGACGACCCGGACCGTATCGTCTTTGCGTTCGATGCGACCGTCCGAAAACACGTGGTAGTTCCTATCCATGGGTCAACACCAGCAAAAGTCGTGGTACGCACAGGCATCGCAGAACGGCTTTTCCTCCGCGGGCGGTGGCGACTCTCGAGTCACCACGTCGTAGATTCCGCGGATGGCGTCCTCGACTTTCTCCGCACGTTCCCCGGTGAGTTTGATCGGCTCCCGCTTTCGTTCGCGGGGATGGGCAAGCACACCGTCCCGCTCGACGTCGGCGACGTGCTCGAGATACCAGAGGTAGTACGACAGCTGCATTTTGGCGGGTTCAGTGAGCGTCGAGGATGGTTTGACCTCGACGACACGACCGTCCTCCAAGACGTCGAGCGAGATCATCCCGAGGTGGAGGTTGCGGCGTTTCTCGCTGTAGGCGGTGTCGTCGACGTGAGTACCCCGGACGACCGTAGGGTTCTCGCGATCGATCTCGAGGTTGCGCGACTCGAACCAGAGTTCGCGCTTACAGACGTGGTAGTACTGCATCATCACGCCGGTGACGCGAAACGGCTCGTCAACGGGGTTCCCGCGAGCGGTCTCGAGAAGACGGGAGACGGGATCGGGGTCGGTCACAGGAACCTCCGTTCGACGGTGTTGTCCGGGACGACGAAGCCGGTCGTCGGATCGAAGAAGTCCACGAACTCTGGCCTCGAGGGATCGACGTACCGAACGTCCGCTTTGGGATGAACCGGTGGGAGGTCTCCGAGTTCTCGTGCTTCCTTCGAATCGGCACTGTAGAACGGAACCGATACCTGTCTCGTCCGGAGGTCGTCCATTTGCCGGTTGACCTCGTCGAACTCGTAGCGATCTACAGCATCCTGAATAGCCTCTACGGCCGCCCGTTCCTCGTCCGTTCGACATACGACGACGTCGATGGCGTTTCGCTGGTCGATGAGCGAAAGCCCCTCGAGTTCGTCGCCCCGGGCCTCGTCGACGTAGCTCGCGTACGTCTCTTTACCGACGTTTTTCTGCTGATGAAGTGCCTCGTAGTATTTTTCGACAGCGTCCTTTGCGACCGTGGTTTCCTCGAGGAACCTCCCGTCGCCACGAACGGACTCGAGGGTCCGCGCGGCGACGGGCAGGAGTGAGACACCGCGATTGTACACGGCTTCTGCAGGGGTCTTCTCCTGCTCTTCGGGCGCGTCGAGCCACCAGACGGTGACCTCTCCCCGATCCCGTTCGAACGACCGGTTACACCTTCCGGCGGCTTGGACGATGCTGTCGATGGGCGCAAGATCGCGGTAGACGCGGTCGAAACTGATGTCGACGCCAGCTTCGACGAGCTGGGTCGAGACTGTGAGAAGCGGGTGGCCGCGTCCGGTCAATTCCTTCGCCGCCTCGATCAGGGTGAGCCGATCGATCGGGCGAAGCCGAGTCGAGAGATGCAGGAGAGACCGGTCCCCAGCGGTTTCGGCCCGTTTGGCAACCGCCGCTGGATCGACAGTCTCCGGATCACCCACGGCCTCGAGTTCGGCGGCGTAGATCTCTCCGATATCTACCAGCCTGGGAGATCGTTCCGCCACGAGCTCGGTCAGTTTTCTCGCGCTGTCGATCGTGTTACAGACCGTGAGCGTGGCGTCGCCCCCCTCAAGGGTCTCAAGCAGTTCCGTGGCTGCGTCGTCGTAGGACTTCGCGCCGTCTTGTTCGTCGATGTACCGTTCCGTCGACGGATCGAGGCGATACCGGACGCGTTCGGTCGCCTCGAAGTACGCAGTCGGCTCGTCGACGAGTTCGACCGCGCCGTCGAACAGCTGTGGCTGTGTCGCGGTCATCGCGATGACCGTCGCGTCGTATCGTTCCGTTAGCATCGTCACGAGACGGGGAACGAGTTTCCACCAGTCGAGCGGAAGGCTCTGTGGCTCGTCGAGGACGACGACGCTGTTTCGGAGCGCAGGAATCTTCATCGACTGTTTGTTCGCCGGACCTGCCAGACTCTCGAACAGCTGGACAAACGTCGTCACGGTCAGGCCGGCCCGCCAGCTCTCGGCGAGCATTCCGGCGACGTCGTCATTTAAGTCCGCATCGTCGGCGCCACCATCGTCTACGTCTCGAATCGTCGTCTCTGCGAGATGGTGATGGGCAGTGAGCAGACGGCCCGCAGTATTGGTCTCGTAGATGTCCTGGGCTTCGTCGACCACCTGATCGATGATACTGGTAAACGGGAGCGCGTAAACGATCCGTTCGCCACCGATTCGGTCCCGGGTCGTGAGTGCCGCTGACAGCCCGGCGAGCGTCTTTCCCATGCCTGTTGGCAACGTAATCGTCGCGACGCCACCGCCGTCGTCGGCGAACAACTCCGCGTTCTCGAGGACGGTCGACTGTGCCCGCGAACGGTAGTGGTTCAGCCGTTCGCTCCGTGTTCCCTCCGGGTCAGCGCACGCGTCAGCCTCGAGGTCGTCGATGTACTCGTCCAGTCGCTCGAGGGTCGGTTTCTCGGGTCCATAGGTGTCCTCGGAGAGTTCCGACTCCTTCGAGGCCGAGGCAGCGCTCGTCTTGTCGGCGAGCACGAGCGAGCCCCAGCACTCGAGGACGAGTGCGTAACATGACTCCGACAGCGATTCCCGGTCGACGCCGACGCCGGTTCCGGAGGCTGCGACGGCTGACTCAATCCCACCGAGCAACTCGAGGAATCCGTCGTGGAACTCCTCCCACGAGCCGTTCCCGTCGGTCGCCTTTTCGAACACCGTCTCCCCAAGTTTGGGAGTGTTGTCGTCGATGTCCTGAAGTTGCATCGCGATCGCCCCCTGTTGTTGCTCGTTGGCGTTCTGGGTGCCCCTCGAGACGCCGTCACGTCGGTGTGACCGCTCGAAGACGTATTCGGCGACGTCCGGCAGGGTTCCGTGGTGTTTCCCGACGGCGACAAAGCCCGCGAGACAGGTCTCGGTGTCATATCCACGGGCATCCAGTGCGTAGTAGGCGGCGAACGCTCCGATCGGGGCATGATACCGACAGCGAGTGTCCGGCGGCGTCCCCGATTCCATACCGAGGTACTGCTGGAAATACGTCGTTGCCTTCCCGAAGTCGTGGACGTACGCAAGCGTCTCGACAACGTCTCTCACTGGTTCTCCCGCCGACGTCCGGGCGTCCGCCGGCACCACGTATCGGACGCGTTCGGCCACGTCCTCGAGATGATCTCGGAGAAAGACGCCATCGTGACCTTCCTCCGGTGGATGGGAGTACCGAATCGTCATCTCAGACGAACACCACGGTTCGCCCGTCGACGCGGGACGGCTCGACGTTTTTGACCGTGAGAGAACCGGCGTCTGGATTGTACGTATAGGCCGTAAAGCCGGCAGTCGTCCGACCCCCGGAATCAGCGGTCATGAACGCAGGTGACTCTTCGACCTGACACCGCGTCCCGGGCTCGAGTACGACATCCTCGACGGCGTCGGGGACCGCTGAATCTACCTCGACCGAATCGCCGCTCGGCCCGGGTTCCATCTCGAACTCGCCGTGGTACTCAATCTCTGCGAGGTGCTCCGAGAGGCCGAGACTGGGGACGTAGTGACTCTTGCCGGCCTCGAGTGTTTCCCGAAGTTCTCGATACCGCTCTTCGTCAGATAGCCAGACGTCGATGCGATAGGCTGGATCGACGAGAACCTCGTAGTTGTGTTGCTGGCGAAGCGTCGTCGGATCGGGGAGCTTCATGCTGAGTTTTCCCCGGCCGTTGAGCGACTGGAGGTTCCCGTCAGCTGTCGAGAGCGTGTTCATCGGCATGTTGATCGTCCGGATCTCGCTGACGGGCTCGATCGCCACCGCGGACTCGTCGGGCGCGAACAGGTCGTAGTACCCATCGCGTTCGATACCGAGGACGGCGGCGAACAGTCCGGCGACAGTGGTCCGCGGGATGATCCGGTAGGTCTGTTTGACGACGTTCCCCTCGATCCGCCGAAAGTGACCCCACGACCCACGGACGGTGACGGAGAGACAGCGTTCGGGTGAGACGGCATCACCACTCTCTGTGTTATCCTCGTCGTCTCCTGCCCACTGTTCGAGCGATTCCTGTCCCATCGTCACTCGGCGTTCGGCAGCGTCGTGGTGTGTTCCTCGTAGACGTCAACGACCTCGACGGTCCCCGAACCGAGCGCGTCCTCGAGTGCGTCGTACAGCACCTTGGGACCGCCGACCTCGTCGTCGTGGGATAGCTCGAGGACATCACTCGCGACCATGCGCACGCGCTCGATACGTCCGCTCGCGTTCGCCAGCCGATCGACGAAGCCGTCGACCTCGAGGGTCAGATCCCGGACTGTCCGGAGTTCCTCTTCGGGCTCTGAGCGTTCCTCGTCTAGCTCGAGGTCCCGATCGAGGCCGCCGAGATGGAAGCTTTCCTCGGCGTACTCGACGCGACAGTACAGCCGCGGTTCCTGGCCGACCTTGCTTCGGCTAATAGTCTGGTTCTTTATCGCCCGCCAGCAGAGCGTGTCGAGTCGTTTGACGTCATCTGCGGTGAGCTTCGTGTCCTCGGCCCCGTGTTCGTCCACGAGCCCGTGGAATCGGATGAGCCCGTACTGGATTCGGTGGTCGTCGAGATCGAACCCACCCTG
It encodes the following:
- a CDS encoding CRISPR-associated endonuclease Cas3'' translates to MTIRYSHPPEEGHDGVFLRDHLEDVAERVRYVVPADARTSAGEPVRDVVETLAYVHDFGKATTYFQQYLGMESGTPPDTRCRYHAPIGAFAAYYALDARGYDTETCLAGFVAVGKHHGTLPDVAEYVFERSHRRDGVSRGTQNANEQQQGAIAMQLQDIDDNTPKLGETVFEKATDGNGSWEEFHDGFLELLGGIESAVAASGTGVGVDRESLSESCYALVLECWGSLVLADKTSAASASKESELSEDTYGPEKPTLERLDEYIDDLEADACADPEGTRSERLNHYRSRAQSTVLENAELFADDGGGVATITLPTGMGKTLAGLSAALTTRDRIGGERIVYALPFTSIIDQVVDEAQDIYETNTAGRLLTAHHHLAETTIRDVDDGGADDADLNDDVAGMLAESWRAGLTVTTFVQLFESLAGPANKQSMKIPALRNSVVVLDEPQSLPLDWWKLVPRLVTMLTERYDATVIAMTATQPQLFDGAVELVDEPTAYFEATERVRYRLDPSTERYIDEQDGAKSYDDAATELLETLEGGDATLTVCNTIDSARKLTELVAERSPRLVDIGEIYAAELEAVGDPETVDPAAVAKRAETAGDRSLLHLSTRLRPIDRLTLIEAAKELTGRGHPLLTVSTQLVEAGVDISFDRVYRDLAPIDSIVQAAGRCNRSFERDRGEVTVWWLDAPEEQEKTPAEAVYNRGVSLLPVAARTLESVRGDGRFLEETTVAKDAVEKYYEALHQQKNVGKETYASYVDEARGDELEGLSLIDQRNAIDVVVCRTDEERAAVEAIQDAVDRYEFDEVNRQMDDLRTRQVSVPFYSADSKEARELGDLPPVHPKADVRYVDPSRPEFVDFFDPTTGFVVPDNTVERRFL
- the cas5b gene encoding type I-B CRISPR-associated protein Cas5b; the encoded protein is MGQESLEQWAGDDEDNTESGDAVSPERCLSVTVRGSWGHFRRIEGNVVKQTYRIIPRTTVAGLFAAVLGIERDGYYDLFAPDESAVAIEPVSEIRTINMPMNTLSTADGNLQSLNGRGKLSMKLPDPTTLRQQHNYEVLVDPAYRIDVWLSDEERYRELRETLEAGKSHYVPSLGLSEHLAEIEYHGEFEMEPGPSGDSVEVDSAVPDAVEDVVLEPGTRCQVEESPAFMTADSGGRTTAGFTAYTYNPDAGSLTVKNVEPSRVDGRTVVFV
- a CDS encoding CRISPR-associated protein Cas4, which encodes MTDPDPVSRLLETARGNPVDEPFRVTGVMMQYYHVCKRELWFESRNLEIDRENPTVVRGTHVDDTAYSEKRRNLHLGMISLDVLEDGRVVEVKPSSTLTEPAKMQLSYYLWYLEHVADVERDGVLAHPRERKREPIKLTGERAEKVEDAIRGIYDVVTRESPPPAEEKPFCDACAYHDFCWC
- the cas1b gene encoding type I-B CRISPR-associated endonuclease Cas1b: MDRNYHVFSDGRIERKDDTVRVVTDDGEKKYVPVENAEALFLHGQIDFNTRLMSFLNDQGVAMHVFGWEDYYSGSIMPERGQTSGRTVVSQVRAYENENHRRRLAASIVAGSIHNMRTNAVYYDGRDRDLEAEIADLEAAAARVDDELPVDELMGVEASARKAYYRSFNEILPEEFRLSRREYNPPPNEVNSLISFGNSLVYANCVSAIRATALDPTISYLHEPGERRYSLSLDLADLFKPILADRVLFRLVNRGQIDRDDFETELGSCLLNERGRQTYSKAFEETLERTVEHPELNRKVSYQYLLRLEAYKLKKHLLTGESYDSFKRWW
- the cas2 gene encoding CRISPR-associated endonuclease Cas2; amino-acid sequence: MYVIMVYDLRAERTHKALKIGRRYLTHVQNSVLEGEISEGDLENLRGEIDELLEPGESTIIYELSSDTLLNRTVYGEDPTEDQRFL